One window of Acropora palmata chromosome 1, jaAcrPala1.3, whole genome shotgun sequence genomic DNA carries:
- the LOC141882670 gene encoding putative methyltransferase Mb3374, which produces MTDNISGQTSSFVPEVARKAFASSSNNEKVRQGYPEDAVRFFLQNLRLLDDSTACKKKVLELGSGTGKFTRVMLEIVNKQNVTVIDSDPVEEMCKEFKHHQPDTEIIQCAAERIDLLDASIDVVIASQCFHWFANSAALEEIHRVLVNDGFFGIIWAIPDYSVPWMARLWEFLAPLYKEKSIVLPFDEKWKDVFCSTPRRLFSDLEGNLDYCLNFPKKGFDEAYQAFASSSVIASGNESTKKSFQQLFYKVMREEFEDKGVNFEQVPFKIYLYWCNKINPQN; this is translated from the exons ATGACTGACAATATTTCCGGCCAAACCAGTTCTTTTGTCCCAGAGGTTGCTCGAAAGGCATTTGCATCAAGTTCTAACAATGAAAAGGTCAGACAAGGCTACCCAGAAGATGCAGTTCGATTCTTCCTACAGAATCTTCGATTGCTAGATGACTCCACAGCCTGTAAGAAGAAGGTGCTCGAACTTGGCTCAGGAACAGGAAAGTTTACACGAGTGATGTTAGAAATTGTAAATAAGCAAAATGTCACAGTTATTGACAGTGATCCTGTTGAAGAAATGTGCAAGGAATTTAAACATCATCAACCTGATACTGAGATTATCCAATGCGCAGCTGAGAGGATAG ACCTTCTTGATGCAAGCATTGATGTCGTTATCGCAAGTCAGTGTTTCCATTGGTTTGCAAACTCGGCCGCTCTTGAAGAGATTCATCGTGTCCTTGTGAATGACGGCTTCTTTGGCATCATTTGGGCGATTCCTGACTATTCAGTACCTTGGATGGCTCGTTTATGGGAATTTCTGGCTCCCTTGTACAAAGAAAAGTCCATTGTTTTACCCTTTGATGAAAAGTGGAAAGACGTGTTCTGTTCAACACCACGAAGGCTATTCAGTGACCTTGAAGGAAATCTAGACTACTGTCTTAATTTTCCCAAAAAAGGTTTCGATGAGGCTTACCAGGCCtttgcttcttcttctgtTATAGCCAGTGGAAATGAAAGCACTAAAAAGTCTTTTCAACAACTATTTTACAAGGTAATGAGAGAAGAATTCGAAGACAAAGGAGTGAACTTTGAGCAAGTGCCCTTTAAAATATACTTGTATTGGTGCAACAAGATAAATccgcaaaactga